A window of the Pseudoalteromonas sp. A25 genome harbors these coding sequences:
- a CDS encoding TauD/TfdA family dioxygenase, producing MDQLLSVKMDTNQADIDHRIHDLSSEKQSGLAWVKNHVDKVNQWVNDDGFAVLRGLNIVSSNQFSTILETIFGEPLSQYVYRSSPRTAMRNNIYTTTEYHCDQVILQHNENAYSNKWPMRMGFFCVVPAKSGGATPLADSREVYQNLPIALRDKFEQQGVMYVRNYGDIDLPWQEVFQTHSKHEVETYCNANGIEYEWHDDRLQTRQKRPAVAKHPQTGEKVWFNQAHLFHASSIDGQSSELMRTSIGEERLPRNAFYGDGSAIEDDDIQTINQVYKDATFSFPWHRNDILLLDNMLFTHGRQAYTGTRKVLVGMAKIVG from the coding sequence ATGGACCAACTACTATCAGTAAAGATGGATACAAACCAAGCGGATATCGATCATCGGATCCACGACCTTTCATCTGAAAAGCAAAGCGGTTTAGCGTGGGTAAAAAACCACGTTGATAAGGTTAACCAGTGGGTAAATGATGATGGATTTGCGGTGTTGCGTGGCCTGAACATAGTCAGTAGCAACCAATTTAGCACGATATTAGAGACTATTTTTGGTGAGCCTTTAAGCCAATATGTGTATCGTTCTTCTCCTCGCACAGCGATGAGAAACAATATATACACCACAACTGAATATCACTGCGATCAAGTCATACTTCAACACAATGAAAATGCTTATTCAAACAAATGGCCAATGCGAATGGGTTTTTTCTGTGTGGTCCCCGCTAAAAGTGGTGGCGCAACGCCACTGGCAGATAGCCGTGAAGTGTATCAAAACTTACCAATCGCATTACGCGATAAGTTTGAGCAACAGGGGGTTATGTACGTTAGAAACTACGGTGATATTGACCTGCCTTGGCAAGAAGTGTTTCAAACACACAGCAAGCATGAGGTAGAAACCTACTGTAACGCGAATGGCATTGAATATGAGTGGCACGATGACCGGCTACAAACACGGCAAAAAAGACCCGCTGTGGCTAAACATCCGCAGACGGGCGAGAAAGTTTGGTTTAACCAAGCACACCTATTCCATGCCTCTAGTATTGATGGCCAATCTTCTGAGCTAATGCGAACAAGTATTGGTGAAGAGAGATTACCTCGTAATGCTTTTTACGGCGACGGCAGTGCAATCGAGGATGACGATATACAAACAATAAACCAAGTGTACAAAGATGCGACGTTTTCTTTTCCTTGGCACAGAAACGATATTCTATTGCTTGATAACATGCTGTTTACCCATGGTCGACAAGCTTATACAGGAACGAGGAAGGTACTCGTTGGCATGGCGAAGATAGTGGGTTAA
- a CDS encoding serine hydrolase domain-containing protein, whose product MNWLLHSRFKITVLCLLSLILASCLQKKSVAKNTTITASQVEMIATTVNDYCDKRVFFGTIYITAQDKVVYQANCGPQNIQYGIDNTIESKYRIGSNTKAFAATILMRMLEGKDLRQETIGDHLPWYPKNQCADVSLHHLLTMSSGIDNYSDNEDVYDNYGWRPFLYDTNLNLNGPEDFSNRFCTCSAQSDKPSFTPGSKYEYSNCNYYLVGNIIEQLAAGKQGDISREYWFENLLREHILDTLAMNDSGSFSPLGIYSHMTTGYIYNQNQYLPLANGRPPLTGGQAPYEDILVNPYSNPLVLYSAGDMYSTVEDMHKWDQGLYTNQILNEAQKLAAFAPYSNTGSSDYCEYYGYGWFVTYIDPNQYGKVANCPENPNDTNLRQYEKFLQYSGSYPYSWVTSFNRLIERDQSVMVFSNYVKTGTESDCISSEIRNIIFYSDKHRSTACQSVLNDA is encoded by the coding sequence ATGAATTGGCTTTTACATTCACGTTTTAAAATTACTGTATTGTGTTTACTTAGCTTAATCTTAGCCTCTTGTTTACAAAAAAAGAGTGTGGCTAAAAACACGACAATTACTGCCAGCCAGGTAGAAATGATTGCAACAACGGTCAATGATTATTGTGATAAACGTGTTTTTTTCGGCACGATTTACATAACGGCTCAAGATAAAGTGGTGTATCAGGCTAATTGTGGTCCACAAAATATACAATATGGCATTGATAACACCATAGAGTCTAAGTACCGAATAGGCTCTAATACCAAAGCGTTTGCTGCAACGATATTAATGCGGATGTTAGAAGGTAAAGACTTACGACAAGAAACCATAGGTGATCATTTACCTTGGTATCCCAAAAACCAGTGTGCGGACGTTTCCTTACATCATTTGTTGACCATGTCTTCTGGTATTGATAATTACAGCGATAACGAAGATGTCTACGATAATTATGGCTGGCGGCCCTTTTTGTATGACACAAACTTAAATTTAAATGGCCCTGAAGATTTTAGTAATCGATTTTGCACCTGTAGCGCTCAAAGCGATAAACCCTCTTTTACTCCCGGCTCTAAATACGAATATAGTAATTGTAACTATTACCTTGTCGGCAATATTATCGAGCAGTTGGCAGCGGGAAAACAAGGCGACATCTCAAGAGAGTATTGGTTTGAAAACCTTTTGAGGGAACATATTTTAGATACACTGGCTATGAACGATAGTGGTTCATTTAGTCCACTCGGTATTTATAGCCACATGACCACAGGCTATATTTACAATCAAAATCAATATCTGCCTTTAGCAAATGGCCGTCCTCCGTTAACGGGGGGTCAAGCGCCGTACGAAGATATTTTAGTCAATCCATATAGCAATCCACTGGTTTTGTATTCAGCAGGCGATATGTACTCTACGGTTGAAGATATGCATAAATGGGATCAGGGGCTATACACCAATCAAATCTTAAACGAAGCTCAAAAGCTTGCAGCGTTTGCGCCGTATTCTAATACTGGAAGCTCAGACTACTGCGAGTACTATGGATATGGCTGGTTTGTTACCTATATTGACCCTAACCAGTACGGCAAAGTAGCTAACTGCCCAGAGAACCCAAATGATACAAACTTACGCCAGTACGAGAAGTTTTTACAGTATTCGGGGAGCTATCCGTATTCGTGGGTGACAAGTTTTAATCGTTTAATAGAGCGAGATCAGTCAGTCATGGTGTTTAGTAACTATGTAAAAACGGGTACGGAATCAGACTGTATATCAAGTGAAATTAGGAACATAATTTTTTATAGCGACAAACACCGTAGCACCGCTTGTCAAAGTGTGTTGAATGACGCGTAA
- a CDS encoding YcjF family protein → MTATKTAKEEKASEPSAEQDVNHAEADNREAQAQLIVDKYTKWSFGSGLIPIPAVDLVALTGIQIKMIGEIAKVYGQSYSENKLRGTISAVIGGSFPQTLGGAGLSSFLKAVPVLGTLSALAFMPVVSAASSHAVGTTFIRHFEHGGTLLDVNLSSIKDDVSEVAAKYRKNKDNADTQVNAAS, encoded by the coding sequence ATGACAGCGACAAAAACAGCGAAGGAAGAGAAAGCGAGCGAGCCAAGTGCTGAGCAAGATGTAAATCATGCAGAGGCTGACAATCGCGAAGCTCAAGCGCAGCTAATTGTCGATAAGTATACCAAGTGGTCGTTTGGAAGTGGTCTAATACCTATTCCAGCGGTTGACTTAGTAGCTTTGACTGGCATTCAAATAAAAATGATTGGTGAAATCGCAAAAGTGTATGGCCAATCATATAGTGAAAACAAACTACGCGGTACGATCTCAGCCGTTATTGGTGGTTCGTTTCCACAAACTTTGGGTGGCGCTGGTTTAAGCAGCTTTTTGAAAGCTGTTCCTGTACTTGGCACGTTGAGCGCACTGGCGTTTATGCCTGTCGTATCGGCAGCATCTTCACATGCTGTAGGTACAACGTTTATTCGACACTTTGAACATGGTGGAACTTTATTAGACGTTAACCTTTCCAGTATTAAGGATGACGTCTCTGAGGTTGCAGCAAAGTATAGAAAAAACAAAGACAACGCAGATACACAAGTGAATGCTGCTAGCTAG